The following proteins are co-located in the Candidatus Deferrimicrobiaceae bacterium genome:
- a CDS encoding alpha/beta family hydrolase, translated as MDILAEPSPNLIRHLEIPAGDVSLPGEFALPRGAHGIVLFAHGSGSSRLSPRNAFVARVLREAGFGTLLFDLLTEDEDIDSANRFEIDLITDRLSRATRSLAKMPEARHHALGYFGASTGAAAAIKAAAIPGGEKIGAVVSRGGRPDLAEASLGRVTAPTLLIVGERDEFVLRLNRDAYRKMTCTKRIEIVPGATHLFEEAGALEGVAKLAADWFRRHLADTLAA; from the coding sequence ATGGACATCTTGGCGGAACCGTCACCCAACCTCATCCGGCACCTGGAAATCCCGGCAGGCGACGTGTCCTTGCCCGGCGAGTTTGCTTTGCCTCGGGGCGCGCACGGGATCGTGCTGTTTGCGCACGGAAGCGGCAGCAGCCGGCTGAGCCCTCGGAATGCCTTCGTGGCTCGGGTCCTTCGGGAAGCGGGATTTGGTACCTTGCTGTTCGACCTGTTGACAGAGGACGAGGATATCGATTCCGCAAACCGCTTCGAGATAGACCTGATAACCGACCGGTTGTCGCGTGCGACCCGCTCGCTGGCCAAAATGCCGGAAGCAAGGCATCACGCGCTGGGTTATTTCGGCGCAAGCACGGGCGCCGCTGCCGCTATAAAGGCGGCGGCCATACCCGGCGGCGAAAAGATCGGCGCGGTGGTCTCCCGGGGAGGGCGCCCCGACCTGGCAGAGGCCTCGCTCGGGAGGGTAACCGCACCAACGCTTCTGATCGTCGGGGAACGCGACGAGTTCGTCCTGCGATTGAATCGGGATGCCTACCGGAAAATGACCTGCACGAAGCGGATCGAAATCGTCCCCGGCGCCACCCATCTATTCGAAGAGGCGGGCGCGCTTGAAGGTGTCGCGAAGCTGGCTGCCGACTGGTTCCGCCGCCACTTGGCCGACACCCTGGCCGCGTGA
- a CDS encoding SWIM zinc finger family protein, translating into MDHYPVHIAGRKIAESFWGKAWCDHMESFGDYVNRLPRGRSYVRNGSVCHLEIRGGLITAIVSGSTLYNVSITIAPLRKTKWDAVRSACTGKIGSLIDLLHGKLDRGVMEVVSNRNNGLFPLPGEMKFDCDCPDWAVMCKHVAAVLYGVGARLDHSPEMLFLLRGVNHEELVDVSKAVAGVAKAGSSRRRIAASGIADVFGIDLAETVEEVSEASAVPLASNPQTQEKPEGVPLPRKLTGKVIFAWRSSLGETQAVFASRIGVTATTISQWENKGKAAIGMQARTISAVGNAWKLTHAG; encoded by the coding sequence ATGGATCATTATCCCGTGCATATCGCCGGCCGGAAGATCGCAGAATCGTTCTGGGGCAAGGCGTGGTGCGACCACATGGAGTCGTTCGGCGATTACGTCAACCGTCTGCCCCGTGGCCGCAGCTATGTCCGGAATGGATCGGTCTGTCATCTCGAGATCCGGGGCGGCCTGATCACGGCCATCGTCAGCGGATCGACGCTCTATAACGTATCCATCACCATAGCTCCGCTCAGGAAAACGAAGTGGGATGCCGTCCGGTCTGCCTGCACCGGAAAGATCGGGTCGCTGATCGATCTATTGCACGGGAAACTCGATCGCGGGGTCATGGAAGTCGTTTCGAATCGAAATAACGGATTGTTCCCGCTCCCCGGCGAGATGAAATTCGACTGCGACTGCCCGGACTGGGCCGTCATGTGCAAACACGTGGCGGCTGTGCTTTATGGTGTGGGCGCCCGACTCGACCACTCGCCCGAGATGCTGTTCCTCCTTCGTGGGGTGAATCATGAAGAGCTGGTCGACGTTTCCAAGGCGGTTGCAGGTGTAGCCAAGGCCGGATCGTCCCGCCGGAGGATCGCCGCGTCCGGCATCGCCGATGTGTTCGGGATCGACCTGGCGGAAACCGTGGAAGAGGTTTCGGAAGCGTCCGCCGTTCCCCTCGCATCGAACCCGCAGACGCAGGAAAAACCTGAAGGTGTCCCTTTACCGAGAAAGTTGACCGGCAAGGTCATTTTCGCCTGGAGGTCGTCTCTGGGTGAGACGCAGGCCGTATTCGCATCCCGCATCGGGGTAACCGCCACCACCATTTCGCAATGGGAGAACAAGGGGAAAGCGGCTATCGGGATGCAGGCTCGCACGATATCGGCAGTAGGCAACGCTTGGAAGCTGACACATGCAGGATGA
- a CDS encoding DEAD/DEAH box helicase: protein MMIGPGEKIAQAFAESQAAGIMALAGGKSAPDWPLSWMFWRDFGTRYLQLLSHALPSQDRLEPLPPPDASILSGLTLDIPPMPGAEYCTPDVLAAIWIDLDRWTMDSIGGNPEGLAGFLHRYAPLWRQVGRVCFHLAENRKDPEYPFAFMATYIPRLGKNSRAQHLPLSQALREYAGANNREALLRLLEPVHEAGKRCEWVRELQESGDIYHPLAWTPEEAYPFLKNVPALEESGLVVRLPDWWKKRPRPRVQVALGSKVGETLSASALLDFQVQMTLDGADLTPEEIAAMTTSGEGLALLRGQWVEVDGEKLRQALEQWRRVEAEAGDDGLSFAEGMRLLAGARRDLTGNDPTLDETGWAFVSADDRLREMLAGLREPARLAAATAGSGLQATLRPYQQTGLNWLWFLSELGLGACLADDMGLGKTIQVISLLLARKGPAGNRAPSLLVLPASLLSNWMSELDRFAPSLKVVCLHPSATDRSELALIAEDPERSLASTDAVLTTYGMLQRQEWIRKLDWDLIVLDEAQAIKNPGTRQAKAVKTLSGRARIALTGTPVENRLSDLWSLFDFLCPGLLGSASRFKQFVASLEKHEPPSYAPLRTLVQPYILRRMKTDRSVISDLPDKVEMSAWCGLSKAQARLYAQAVKELAVALAEPREGMKRRGLILSSLMRFKQICNHPGQALGDGDYAEERSGKFLRLRELAEEIASRQEKVLVFTQFREMTGPIADFMAILFGRPGLVLHGGTPVGERSKLVERFQHEDGPPFFVLSLKAGGSGLNLTAAAHVIHFDRWWNPAVENQATDRAFRIGQKKNVMVHKFVCKGTVEEKIDALISAKSGLAAGLLEGAETLLTEMDDEALLKLVALDLEKAGL from the coding sequence ATGATGATCGGACCGGGCGAAAAAATAGCGCAGGCATTCGCGGAGTCCCAGGCCGCGGGCATCATGGCCCTGGCCGGTGGGAAGTCCGCGCCCGACTGGCCGCTCTCCTGGATGTTCTGGCGCGATTTCGGCACGCGTTACCTTCAATTGCTTTCCCATGCCCTGCCGTCGCAGGATCGCCTCGAACCGCTCCCGCCTCCGGACGCTTCCATCCTTTCCGGCCTGACGCTGGACATTCCCCCCATGCCGGGAGCCGAGTACTGCACGCCCGACGTTCTTGCCGCCATCTGGATCGATCTCGATCGCTGGACGATGGATTCGATCGGTGGGAATCCCGAGGGCCTGGCCGGGTTTCTGCACCGGTACGCGCCGCTTTGGCGACAGGTGGGACGGGTTTGTTTCCATCTGGCCGAAAACAGGAAGGACCCCGAATATCCCTTCGCCTTCATGGCGACCTACATCCCCCGCCTGGGCAAGAACTCCCGCGCCCAGCATTTGCCTCTCAGCCAGGCGCTTCGCGAGTATGCCGGCGCGAACAACCGTGAAGCGTTGCTGCGCCTTCTGGAACCGGTCCACGAGGCAGGGAAGCGATGCGAGTGGGTCCGGGAGCTGCAGGAGAGCGGCGACATCTATCACCCCCTGGCCTGGACACCGGAGGAAGCCTATCCGTTTCTCAAGAATGTCCCCGCCCTGGAGGAGAGCGGCCTGGTGGTGCGTCTGCCGGACTGGTGGAAAAAACGTCCCCGTCCCCGGGTGCAGGTTGCTCTCGGATCGAAGGTTGGAGAAACCCTGTCGGCTTCGGCCCTGCTGGATTTTCAGGTTCAGATGACGCTGGACGGCGCCGATCTCACGCCGGAGGAAATCGCGGCGATGACGACGTCCGGCGAAGGGCTCGCGCTCTTGCGGGGGCAGTGGGTCGAAGTGGATGGCGAAAAACTGCGCCAGGCGCTGGAACAGTGGCGGCGGGTCGAGGCCGAGGCCGGGGACGACGGCCTTTCGTTTGCGGAAGGGATGCGTCTCCTGGCGGGCGCCCGGCGGGACCTGACCGGAAACGATCCCACGCTGGATGAAACCGGCTGGGCCTTCGTTTCGGCGGACGACCGGTTGCGGGAGATGCTGGCCGGGCTGCGGGAACCGGCACGGCTGGCGGCCGCCACGGCCGGTTCCGGGTTGCAGGCGACGCTGCGCCCTTATCAGCAGACCGGTCTCAACTGGCTCTGGTTCCTTTCGGAACTGGGACTGGGCGCCTGCCTGGCCGACGACATGGGGCTCGGAAAAACCATTCAGGTCATCTCCCTTCTGCTGGCACGGAAGGGGCCGGCAGGCAATCGCGCTCCCAGCCTGCTGGTGTTGCCGGCCTCGCTGCTTTCCAACTGGATGAGCGAACTGGATCGATTCGCGCCGTCGCTCAAGGTCGTCTGCCTGCATCCCTCGGCGACGGACCGATCGGAATTGGCGCTCATCGCCGAAGACCCTGAACGGTCCCTGGCATCGACCGATGCGGTGCTGACCACCTACGGCATGCTCCAGCGTCAGGAATGGATCCGAAAACTCGACTGGGACCTGATCGTCCTGGACGAAGCCCAGGCCATCAAGAACCCCGGCACGCGACAGGCAAAGGCGGTAAAAACCCTTTCCGGAAGGGCACGGATCGCACTGACCGGCACCCCGGTCGAAAACCGCTTGTCCGATCTCTGGTCGCTTTTCGACTTCCTCTGTCCCGGCCTGCTGGGCTCCGCTTCCCGGTTCAAGCAGTTCGTCGCCTCGCTCGAGAAGCACGAGCCGCCGTCGTACGCCCCGTTGCGCACGCTGGTGCAGCCTTATATCCTGCGCCGCATGAAGACCGACCGCAGCGTCATCAGCGATCTTCCCGACAAGGTCGAGATGTCGGCCTGGTGCGGCCTGAGCAAGGCACAGGCGCGGTTGTACGCCCAGGCGGTGAAGGAACTGGCCGTGGCGCTCGCCGAACCGCGGGAGGGAATGAAGCGGAGGGGGTTGATCCTTTCGTCGCTGATGCGATTCAAGCAGATCTGCAACCATCCCGGTCAGGCGCTGGGGGACGGCGACTACGCCGAGGAACGAAGCGGCAAGTTTTTGCGCCTGCGGGAGCTGGCCGAGGAGATCGCCTCCCGCCAGGAAAAGGTGCTGGTCTTCACCCAGTTCCGGGAGATGACCGGGCCGATCGCCGATTTCATGGCGATCCTGTTCGGCCGCCCCGGCCTGGTGCTGCACGGCGGTACGCCGGTGGGCGAACGGAGTAAACTCGTAGAGCGCTTCCAGCATGAAGACGGGCCGCCTTTCTTCGTCCTCTCGCTCAAGGCCGGCGGATCCGGTCTCAATCTGACCGCGGCCGCCCATGTCATCCATTTCGACCGATGGTGGAACCCGGCGGTGGAGAATCAGGCCACCGACCGCGCTTTCCGCATCGGCCAGAAAAAGAACGTCATGGTGCACAAGTTCGTCTGCAAGGGAACGGTGGAAGAGAAGATCGACGCGTTGATTTCCGCCAAGTCGGGGCTGGCGGCCGGGCTGCTGGAAGGGGCGGAAACGCTGCTGACCGAGATGGACGATGAGGCGTTGTTGAAGCTGGTGGCACTTGATCTCGAAAAGGCGGGTTTATGA
- a CDS encoding tetratricopeptide repeat protein, whose translation MSEQAVPEGNHSGGGSHRVILAAVLLVLAAVAVYSPIRHHSFIAMDDGAYVESNEVVKGGLTAHGVRWAFGGIHVINWHPITLLSHMADVSMFGLNAGGHHLVSLLIHVANTLLLFFFLNRVTGAFGRSALVAAWFSLHPLHVEPVAWIADRKDLLCGFFFLLTLFAYRRYVERPGISRYLAVAFFFLLGLMSKSTLITLPFVLLLLDYWPLGNVRPSPRPSFAKLAGEKAPLLALSIVFGIIAVIAQNEGGALDTAAPLLLRIENSLIAYATYIGKTLWPANLAVLYPYPASAPPLWELGAAALLLAGVSALVLHQARRRPYLLVGWFWFLGMLLPAIGLVRVGVHFTADRFVYLPLTGLFIMVAWGGADIAESFRRGGRIAAAIATASLLALAPAARAQVEYWRNGVTLFSHTLAITSDNWLIRNNLGVELNRLGKTEEAVAQYRESLRIQPNYSISHYNLATLMEKTGKDGEAAVHYREAQRLAPNDPDAADRLRVLLNNMGTKLADQGRYEEAIACYREALQIMPDYADAHFNLASDLEKTGRKDEAISHYREVMRLTPGDPDAPIRLRRLLQSQGDQ comes from the coding sequence GTGAGCGAGCAAGCGGTTCCAGAGGGGAATCATTCGGGGGGCGGGTCCCACCGCGTCATTCTGGCGGCCGTGTTGCTCGTTCTCGCCGCCGTCGCGGTCTACAGCCCGATCCGCCACCATTCGTTCATCGCCATGGACGACGGGGCTTACGTGGAATCGAACGAGGTCGTCAAGGGGGGGCTGACGGCGCATGGCGTCCGATGGGCGTTCGGCGGCATTCATGTCATCAACTGGCACCCCATCACCCTTCTGTCGCACATGGCGGACGTCTCGATGTTCGGGTTGAACGCGGGCGGGCATCATCTGGTCAGCCTGCTGATCCACGTCGCCAACACGCTGCTGCTGTTCTTTTTTCTCAACCGCGTGACCGGGGCGTTCGGGCGCAGCGCCCTCGTGGCGGCATGGTTCTCCCTCCACCCCCTGCACGTGGAGCCGGTGGCATGGATTGCCGACCGGAAGGACCTCCTGTGCGGCTTCTTCTTCCTGCTCACCCTTTTTGCCTACCGAAGATACGTTGAGCGACCGGGCATTTCGAGATACCTTGCGGTCGCCTTTTTCTTCCTCCTCGGGCTCATGTCAAAATCGACGCTGATCACGCTTCCGTTCGTGCTGCTCCTGCTGGACTACTGGCCGCTGGGAAATGTCCGGCCTTCCCCGCGTCCCTCGTTCGCGAAACTCGCGGGAGAAAAGGCCCCGCTCCTGGCGCTGTCGATCGTTTTCGGCATCATCGCCGTCATCGCCCAGAATGAAGGCGGGGCCCTCGACACGGCCGCCCCGCTGTTGCTGCGAATCGAGAATTCGCTCATCGCGTACGCGACCTACATCGGGAAGACGCTCTGGCCGGCGAACCTGGCGGTCCTCTACCCTTATCCGGCAAGCGCCCCGCCCCTCTGGGAACTGGGCGCGGCGGCGCTCTTGCTGGCGGGCGTTTCCGCGCTGGTCCTTCACCAGGCCCGTCGCCGCCCCTACCTCCTTGTGGGGTGGTTCTGGTTTCTCGGCATGCTCCTGCCGGCGATCGGGCTGGTCCGGGTGGGGGTCCACTTCACGGCCGACCGGTTCGTCTACCTGCCGTTGACCGGCCTTTTCATCATGGTCGCGTGGGGAGGAGCGGATATCGCGGAATCGTTCCGCCGCGGGGGCCGCATCGCGGCCGCGATCGCGACGGCTTCCCTCCTGGCGCTGGCCCCGGCGGCACGGGCGCAGGTCGAATACTGGCGAAACGGGGTCACGCTGTTTTCGCACACCCTGGCGATCACTTCGGACAACTGGCTGATCCGGAACAATCTGGGCGTGGAACTGAACCGCCTCGGAAAAACCGAAGAAGCCGTCGCACAGTACCGGGAGTCCTTGAGAATCCAGCCAAACTATTCGATCTCCCACTACAATCTCGCCACGCTCATGGAAAAGACGGGGAAGGATGGGGAAGCCGCCGTCCATTACCGGGAAGCGCAGCGGCTCGCCCCAAACGACCCGGATGCGGCAGACCGGCTCCGGGTCCTCCTCAACAACATGGGGACGAAACTGGCCGACCAGGGCAGGTACGAAGAGGCGATCGCCTGTTATCGGGAAGCGCTGCAGATCATGCCCGATTATGCGGATGCCCATTTCAACCTCGCGTCCGACCTCGAAAAGACCGGGCGAAAGGACGAAGCGATCTCGCATTACCGGGAGGTGATGCGCCTCACCCCCGGCGACCCGGATGCGCCGATCCGGCTGCGCCGGCTCCTCCAGTCGCAAGGGGATCAGTGA
- a CDS encoding glycosyltransferase family 2 protein, protein MPGLPQTDLPGNPPRLGVVIPMANEEATVEDLLRRVLAQLEERDRIYCILDEKSRDQTMERVRGIAAADSRVEAVWAPENRCVVDAYFRGYREALAAGCAWILEMDGGMSHCPEEIPRFLDAIGTGIDFAAGSRFVAGGSYRGRWSRWLLSRGGTLLANLLLGTRMKDMTSGFECFSRRALSHVVEKGVRSRAHFFQTEIRYMLQDWSWVEIPIHYSNPSVGVGKAPVLESIRILLQLARAGRDDAGKGNRA, encoded by the coding sequence ATGCCCGGTCTCCCGCAAACCGATCTTCCCGGAAATCCCCCGCGCCTCGGCGTCGTGATCCCGATGGCCAACGAGGAAGCGACGGTCGAGGATTTGCTCCGGCGCGTGCTGGCCCAGTTGGAGGAGCGCGACCGCATCTACTGCATCCTCGACGAAAAGAGCCGGGACCAGACGATGGAACGGGTCCGGGGGATCGCGGCGGCGGACAGCCGTGTCGAGGCGGTCTGGGCGCCGGAGAACCGGTGCGTGGTCGACGCCTATTTCCGCGGATATCGGGAGGCGCTGGCGGCGGGGTGCGCGTGGATCCTCGAAATGGACGGCGGCATGAGCCACTGCCCCGAGGAGATCCCGCGCTTCCTCGACGCGATCGGAACCGGGATCGATTTCGCCGCCGGGAGCCGCTTCGTCGCGGGGGGAAGCTATCGGGGGCGGTGGTCGCGGTGGCTGCTGAGCCGCGGTGGGACGCTTCTCGCCAACCTGCTGTTGGGAACGCGAATGAAAGACATGACCAGCGGCTTCGAATGCTTCAGCCGCAGGGCGCTTTCCCATGTCGTCGAGAAAGGCGTCAGGAGCCGGGCGCACTTCTTCCAGACCGAGATCCGGTACATGCTGCAGGACTGGTCCTGGGTCGAGATCCCCATCCATTATTCCAATCCGAGCGTCGGGGTGGGGAAGGCTCCCGTCCTGGAATCCATCCGTATCCTGCTCCAGCTCGCCCGCGCAGGGCGGGACGACGCCGGAAAAGGGAACCGCGCATGA
- a CDS encoding STELLO glycosyltransferase family protein, translated as MKRESLFAVVTTIQEPTPAMRRLQEALGSAGGRLIVVGDRKGPASFPLEGASFFSLAAQERLPFRLSRLLPAGHYARKNMGYLLAIRDGATCIYETDDDNAPLPSWRIRPASVPVRKAKRAPWVNAYRFFTDETIWPRGFPLRLARQDCLPEGDAEAGTVVVEAPVQQGLADYSPDVDAVWRLLLDREFRFRDGDSVILPPGAWCPFNSQSTWWRPPAWPLLYLPSFCSFRMTDIWRSFVAQRCLWELGHGVVFHSPEVVQDRNDHDLMADFRDEVPGYLRNEELVNVLDATRLSAGANAVADNLVACYERLTETGFFPIEELPLVRAWRDDLEGLPA; from the coding sequence ATGAAGCGGGAATCGTTGTTCGCCGTCGTCACCACGATTCAGGAACCGACCCCCGCGATGCGGCGCCTGCAGGAGGCGCTGGGTTCCGCCGGCGGCAGGCTGATCGTCGTCGGCGACCGGAAAGGCCCCGCGTCCTTCCCGCTCGAAGGCGCATCCTTTTTCTCCCTGGCCGCACAGGAGAGGCTGCCGTTCCGGCTGTCCCGCCTCCTGCCGGCCGGGCACTACGCCCGCAAGAACATGGGATACCTGCTGGCGATCCGGGACGGGGCGACGTGCATCTACGAGACCGACGACGACAACGCCCCGTTGCCCTCTTGGCGCATCCGACCCGCATCCGTCCCCGTACGTAAGGCGAAGCGTGCGCCGTGGGTGAACGCCTACCGCTTTTTCACCGACGAAACCATCTGGCCGCGCGGGTTTCCCCTGCGGCTGGCGCGGCAGGACTGCCTCCCCGAGGGCGACGCGGAAGCGGGTACCGTCGTCGTCGAGGCACCCGTCCAGCAGGGATTGGCCGACTACTCGCCGGACGTCGACGCCGTATGGCGACTATTGCTCGACCGGGAGTTCCGCTTCCGGGACGGCGACAGCGTGATCCTGCCTCCGGGCGCCTGGTGCCCCTTCAACAGCCAGTCGACCTGGTGGCGCCCGCCCGCCTGGCCGCTTCTGTACCTGCCGAGCTTCTGCTCCTTCCGGATGACCGACATCTGGCGCAGTTTCGTCGCCCAGCGCTGCTTGTGGGAACTGGGGCACGGCGTCGTCTTCCATTCACCCGAAGTCGTGCAGGATCGGAACGACCACGACCTGATGGCGGACTTTCGGGACGAAGTGCCGGGATACCTGCGGAACGAGGAGCTCGTTAATGTTCTCGACGCGACGCGGCTTTCCGCGGGAGCGAATGCGGTCGCGGACAACCTGGTCGCCTGTTACGAGCGGCTGACGGAAACGGGCTTTTTCCCCATCGAGGAATTACCGCTCGTCCGCGCCTGGCGGGACGATCTTGAAGGTCTACCGGCGTAA
- a CDS encoding ankyrin repeat domain-containing protein, whose amino-acid sequence MIRRSKGTPPMLRTIGWCSRLFISLLAAPVLAMEPVAERMMPPRNISGLCADLEQGWTNLAGIALQNGAGLDAPDPEDRLNRPPLICAAEAGQAESVAFLLSKGAKTDVTRNGLLGPTTPLSIAAANGHGEVVKLLLKAGASVKAINGGWTPLMSAAFENDKRNAGGYAIAMRALLDAGADPNAASDRGETALTLAIGNRNTAGVVLLASRGADPDRRDANGRTPLSLAAGQGDDEMVEALLKAGAKVDAADRDGKTAWVYGLEKANRAIMDRLAKAGARERYDAANLDEAFPNAVCGGDLPLVGKVLGTNDADLAKGKRFGTAIVHAALCARIDSVRFLLKNGADPNVAGENGETPLMAALTDYSSTGREAAVRTELASLLVGKGADVNARNALGVTPLLRAVTWDNPEAVRLLLSKKADPNRADEKGNLPLVSAVKKGETAMTKALLDGAADPNAKDSGGKSAWVHANEKGDKAMAALLEKAGARPDFASMKWEGSASGIASLRQMAVTTDAEWVALWKQAFGKAAPSMDFSRYFVACAFLGHDAGWWYGIGFDGPVVQGNTLVVNYTLAMLRVSSERGAFDRPGIRGQYAMKVFPKREGLEIVVRGASPEGVGP is encoded by the coding sequence ATGATCCGCCGAAGTAAAGGAACTCCCCCGATGCTCCGGACGATCGGATGGTGCTCACGCCTTTTCATTTCCCTTCTTGCGGCCCCCGTCCTGGCGATGGAACCTGTCGCCGAACGAATGATGCCCCCGCGCAATATCTCGGGCCTCTGCGCCGATCTCGAGCAGGGTTGGACGAACCTGGCCGGGATCGCCCTGCAGAACGGAGCCGGGCTCGATGCGCCCGATCCGGAGGACCGCCTGAACCGTCCGCCGCTGATCTGCGCGGCCGAGGCCGGACAGGCCGAATCGGTCGCCTTCCTCCTGTCGAAGGGGGCGAAGACGGACGTCACCCGCAACGGGCTCCTCGGGCCGACGACCCCGCTTTCGATTGCGGCGGCGAACGGCCACGGCGAGGTCGTGAAGCTCCTGCTCAAGGCGGGCGCATCCGTGAAAGCGATCAACGGGGGATGGACCCCGCTGATGTCGGCCGCATTCGAGAACGACAAACGGAATGCCGGCGGGTACGCCATCGCGATGCGGGCGCTCCTCGACGCCGGAGCCGACCCGAATGCGGCGAGCGACCGGGGGGAGACCGCATTGACGCTGGCGATCGGGAACCGGAACACGGCCGGCGTCGTCCTCCTCGCGTCCCGGGGGGCGGATCCGGACCGACGGGACGCGAACGGGCGGACCCCGCTCTCCCTTGCCGCCGGCCAGGGGGATGACGAGATGGTCGAAGCGCTCCTCAAGGCCGGGGCGAAGGTCGACGCGGCGGACCGGGACGGAAAGACGGCGTGGGTCTACGGGTTGGAAAAGGCGAACCGGGCGATCATGGACCGGCTCGCCAAGGCGGGCGCGCGCGAACGATACGATGCGGCCAATCTCGACGAGGCGTTCCCGAACGCCGTCTGCGGTGGCGACCTCCCGCTGGTCGGGAAAGTGCTCGGCACGAACGACGCCGACCTGGCGAAGGGGAAACGGTTCGGGACTGCGATCGTCCATGCGGCGCTGTGCGCCCGCATCGATTCCGTCCGCTTCCTCCTCAAAAACGGGGCCGATCCGAACGTCGCCGGGGAGAACGGCGAGACGCCGCTGATGGCCGCCTTGACCGACTACTCCTCGACGGGACGCGAGGCCGCGGTCCGCACGGAGCTTGCCTCCCTGCTGGTCGGGAAGGGCGCCGACGTCAACGCCCGCAACGCGCTCGGAGTGACGCCGCTCCTCCGCGCCGTCACCTGGGACAATCCCGAGGCGGTCCGCCTCCTCCTGTCGAAGAAGGCTGACCCGAACCGGGCCGACGAGAAGGGGAACCTCCCGCTCGTCTCGGCGGTCAAGAAGGGGGAGACCGCCATGACGAAGGCGCTTCTCGACGGCGCGGCCGACCCGAACGCGAAGGATTCCGGCGGAAAATCGGCTTGGGTCCACGCGAACGAGAAAGGGGACAAGGCGATGGCGGCCCTCCTCGAGAAGGCCGGCGCCCGCCCCGATTTCGCGTCGATGAAGTGGGAGGGGAGCGCGTCCGGGATCGCGTCGCTCCGGCAGATGGCGGTCACGACCGACGCGGAGTGGGTTGCGCTCTGGAAACAGGCCTTCGGAAAGGCGGCGCCGTCGATGGACTTCAGCCGGTACTTCGTCGCGTGCGCTTTCCTCGGCCACGACGCCGGGTGGTGGTACGGGATCGGGTTCGACGGGCCGGTCGTCCAGGGGAATACGCTGGTCGTCAACTACACCCTTGCGATGCTGCGCGTTTCTTCCGAGCGGGGTGCTTTCGACCGTCCCGGGATCCGCGGGCAATACGCGATGAAGGTCTTCCCGAAGCGCGAGGGGCTCGAGATCGTCGTGCGTGGCGCTTCGCCGGAGGGGGTGGGGCCATGA
- the glp gene encoding gephyrin-like molybdotransferase Glp, translating to MPAFEEARTMILDRVSAGGVDTIPLDEAAGRILFEDVIASRDLPGFDNSAMDGFAVQAGDCTGDARLVICGYHPAGVVDGARVDRGCAVRIMTGGAIPEGADAVVPFEETEESPGAIRVAGAVARGAHVRSRGEDVKAGEVVIPRGTRLRPPEIGMLASFGRMMVPVHRKVRVAILATGDELVEPGEPVPDGRIVNGNGLALAAAARLAGAEPVLLGIARDTRESLREKLSAGFSCDALVTSGGVSAGDRDLVREALAELGVTAVFWKVDVRPGGPTAFGMKDGKPVFSLPGNPVSSLLTFEEFVRPALRRMMGHARVVRPCVPVILAEPFRKKAGKVHLLRVKLARAGASLTASSAGPQETAISRTLLSADGIAVLPADRTVFAAGETIFVHDLYP from the coding sequence ATGCCCGCATTTGAGGAAGCGCGGACGATGATCCTCGACCGCGTGTCGGCGGGCGGCGTCGACACGATCCCGCTCGACGAGGCGGCGGGGCGCATCCTTTTCGAGGACGTGATCGCGTCCCGGGACCTTCCGGGCTTCGACAATTCCGCGATGGACGGCTTTGCGGTGCAGGCGGGGGATTGCACCGGCGACGCGCGCCTTGTCATCTGCGGTTACCACCCCGCGGGCGTCGTCGACGGCGCCCGCGTCGACCGGGGGTGCGCGGTCCGGATCATGACCGGCGGCGCGATCCCGGAAGGGGCCGACGCCGTCGTCCCCTTCGAGGAAACGGAGGAATCCCCCGGCGCCATCCGGGTGGCGGGCGCCGTCGCCCGCGGGGCCCACGTCCGTTCCCGGGGAGAGGACGTGAAGGCGGGCGAGGTCGTGATCCCCCGCGGCACGCGGCTGCGCCCGCCCGAAATCGGCATGCTCGCCTCGTTCGGCCGCATGATGGTTCCCGTGCATCGCAAGGTCCGCGTGGCGATCCTCGCCACGGGCGACGAGCTCGTCGAGCCCGGGGAGCCGGTCCCGGACGGCCGGATCGTGAACGGCAACGGCCTCGCCCTGGCCGCGGCGGCGCGGCTCGCCGGGGCCGAGCCGGTGCTGCTCGGGATCGCCCGGGACACGCGCGAGAGCCTGCGGGAGAAGCTGTCGGCCGGCTTTTCCTGCGACGCGCTGGTGACTTCCGGCGGCGTCTCGGCGGGCGACCGCGACCTGGTCCGTGAAGCGCTGGCCGAGCTGGGCGTCACGGCCGTCTTCTGGAAAGTGGACGTTAGACCGGGAGGGCCGACCGCCTTCGGCATGAAGGACGGAAAGCCGGTCTTCTCGCTGCCGGGCAACCCCGTATCCTCGCTGCTCACGTTCGAGGAATTCGTCCGCCCCGCGCTGCGCAGGATGATGGGGCACGCCCGCGTCGTCCGACCGTGCGTCCCGGTCATCCTCGCGGAGCCCTTCCGCAAGAAGGCAGGCAAGGTCCACCTGCTGCGGGTGAAGCTGGCCCGGGCGGGCGCGTCGCTGACGGCGTCTTCCGCCGGGCCGCAGGAGACGGCGATCTCGCGCACGCTGCTGTCGGCGGACGGCATCGCCGTGCTTCCCGCCGACCGGACCGTCTTCGCGGCAGGCGAGACGATCTTCGTCCATGACCTGTATCCCTGA